A section of the Candidatus Thermoplasmatota archaeon genome encodes:
- a CDS encoding NAD(P)-dependent glycerol-1-phosphate dehydrogenase: MLDGFTKTRAMNFPRQVLAGHGCISQIGDMCEGFELRGTALIVTGPTTGALAAHQVKDALLQKKYDVQQVEVGVATQQNLVKVEEIAKDVKASFLLGVGGGSKIDLAKLASANLKMPFISVPTSASHDGLASPRASIKDGGNSLSLIASVPLGVIADTALIVKAPYRLLASGCADVISNTTAVLDWELAVRLRTEDFSSSAANLAKYAAESIIENAAGIKPNLEESVWVAIRPIIISGISMAVAGSSRPTSGSEHMFSHLLDKIAPGKALHGEQCGVGSIMMMYLHGGNWQRMRDALQMIGAPTSSKELGVSEEQLIEALVHAHEIRKDRYTVLGDRGLTPDAAERLARITKVV; this comes from the coding sequence ATGTTGGATGGCTTCACGAAGACCCGGGCCATGAATTTTCCTAGACAGGTCCTCGCCGGGCACGGCTGCATAAGTCAGATCGGTGATATGTGCGAGGGCTTCGAGCTCAGAGGCACCGCACTCATAGTCACCGGGCCCACGACGGGCGCGCTCGCTGCCCACCAGGTCAAGGACGCCCTCTTGCAGAAGAAGTACGATGTGCAGCAGGTCGAGGTCGGCGTTGCTACCCAGCAGAACCTGGTCAAGGTCGAGGAGATAGCGAAGGATGTCAAGGCCTCGTTCCTCCTGGGCGTCGGAGGCGGAAGCAAGATCGACCTGGCGAAGCTCGCCTCAGCGAACCTCAAGATGCCGTTCATCAGCGTGCCCACATCCGCATCGCACGACGGACTCGCGAGCCCGCGCGCATCCATCAAGGACGGCGGCAACTCGCTCTCCCTCATTGCGAGCGTCCCTTTGGGCGTCATTGCCGATACCGCCCTGATAGTCAAAGCTCCGTATCGTCTGCTGGCATCAGGGTGCGCCGATGTCATCTCCAACACGACGGCCGTCCTCGACTGGGAGCTCGCCGTGAGACTCAGGACGGAGGACTTCAGCTCAAGCGCGGCGAACCTGGCCAAGTACGCCGCGGAATCCATCATTGAGAACGCGGCCGGGATCAAGCCCAACCTCGAGGAGAGCGTATGGGTGGCGATAAGGCCCATAATCATCTCGGGGATCTCAATGGCCGTTGCGGGTTCATCCAGGCCCACGAGCGGCTCTGAACACATGTTCTCTCACCTTCTCGATAAGATCGCGCCAGGCAAGGCTCTCCACGGAGAGCAGTGCGGCGTCGGGTCAATCATGATGATGTACCTACATGGAGGAAACTGGCAACGTATGCGGGACGCCCTCCAGATGATAGGTGCGCCTACGAGCTCCAAGGAGCTCGGTGTGTCCGAAGAACAGCTGATAGAGGCACTCGTGCACGCGCACGAGATCAGGAAGGACCGATACACCGTGCTCGGGGATAGAGGGCTGACTCCGGACGCCGCTGAACGCCTGGCCAGGATTACGAAAGTGGTCTGA
- a CDS encoding UPF0179 family protein, with the protein MVLVTVVGESQCKKGFEFVFGGPIADCRECKVKNVCFHLEQNRWYKVTDVRDVHHECRIHEGGVRVVEVERVPTRAAIPNSQAVEGSMITFEEADCNKQGCPNRRLCRPMGAEGTRFKITSVEDLAIECPKGLNLKLVLLD; encoded by the coding sequence ATGGTATTGGTGACGGTCGTCGGCGAGTCTCAGTGCAAGAAGGGGTTCGAGTTCGTTTTCGGTGGTCCGATAGCGGATTGCAGGGAGTGCAAGGTGAAGAACGTCTGCTTCCACCTCGAGCAGAACAGATGGTACAAGGTGACCGATGTAAGGGATGTGCATCACGAGTGCAGAATCCACGAGGGCGGCGTGAGGGTCGTCGAGGTCGAGCGCGTCCCGACCAGGGCCGCGATCCCGAACTCTCAAGCAGTCGAAGGGTCCATGATCACGTTCGAAGAAGCGGACTGCAACAAGCAAGGCTGCCCTAACCGGAGGCTCTGCAGGCCCATGGGAGCGGAAGGCACAAGGTTCAAGATCACTTCCGTGGAAGACCTTGCAATCGAGTGCCCAAAGGGCTTGAATCTGAAGCTCGTCCTGCTCGATTGA
- the moaD gene encoding molybdopterin converting factor subunit 1, with product MRVKVKLFAAFRDIVGTKEEDLELREGSTVQSLLEDYILRFPQMGRFREHIILSVNKEYGAPSKLLKDGDEVSFLPPVSGG from the coding sequence ATGAGGGTCAAGGTGAAGCTGTTCGCAGCTTTCAGGGACATTGTGGGAACGAAGGAGGAGGATCTTGAGCTGAGGGAAGGATCAACCGTCCAAAGCCTGCTCGAGGACTACATTCTCAGGTTCCCGCAGATGGGTCGCTTCAGAGAACACATAATCCTATCCGTGAACAAGGAATACGGGGCTCCCAGCAAACTGCTCAAGGATGGAGACGAGGTTTCCTTCTTGCCTCCGGTCAGCGGGGGATGA
- a CDS encoding response regulator encodes MTSVLIVDDELFIVELYRDILQLRGYRVVGTAFDGEEALRKYGNSVDKPDVIIMDHRMPVMNGVDATKEIIKLNPNQKVIFVSADVLVEKEAREAGAVEFLPKPFRMDDLIEKMEKISNPR; translated from the coding sequence ATGACGAGCGTTCTGATAGTCGACGACGAGCTCTTCATAGTCGAGCTATACCGCGACATCCTTCAGCTCAGAGGCTACAGGGTGGTCGGCACTGCGTTCGACGGCGAGGAAGCGCTCAGGAAGTATGGCAATTCGGTAGACAAGCCTGATGTGATCATCATGGACCACAGGATGCCCGTCATGAACGGGGTGGACGCCACCAAGGAGATCATCAAGTTGAATCCTAACCAGAAGGTGATCTTCGTGAGTGCGGATGTCCTGGTGGAGAAGGAGGCCCGGGAAGCGGGCGCGGTCGAGTTCCTGCCTAAGCCGTTCCGGATGGACGACCTCATAGAGAAGATGGAGAAGATCTCGAACCCAAGGTGA